From Flavobacterium sp. 102, a single genomic window includes:
- a CDS encoding recombinase has translation MKFYRHKRSINTVGDLFDLYFNESSYKSNDGLLFLIDLVNFFRPGNPKTESVISIEPLLQFLTENLQQKKLLKDHLTELLHQRKFSRVLSDTGILRDSDFIYEVRQRLFAKILPFQPEKDTLEFVLNQVFFKSTDPIWIARIPFEELQKLFDILGFENGYNSVEEKSILSEVMNAMGLISQRMSGRSMENDVIKMVPEYEELESPFVAFENELYTIHRRIKKGENHYIDSEDINYKQLIIFHKQCEDYVDKAFSNITKFGISIKVNQSLLRIRQQLQRVKVLISTLVVNKEIDKKNNVILLVLRLIKYNCHKNNVRQLINESTQLISYEITQHTAKTGEHYITESKSEYFSMLKAAIGGGFIVGILCVIKLLLSKMDSSDFGHAFYYSLNYSIGFIIIFLLGYTLATKQPAMTAATLIKALESGMKKHTKNENKHSSFAKLFARLFRSQFIAFVGNVLMAFPVAMLGIWLIDYFFDYNIAFEKSAKLLNDLSPITSAAILHAAIAGVFLFLSGIISGNISNKNKHNQVYYRIKEHPVLKQNLGIVKTNAIAQWFENNWAGVVSNGWFGIFLGSTASVGAFLGLNLDIRHITFASGNFALGLYGSDFIVDLSTIVWGIIGIGLIGFVNFAVSFSLSLGLAFRSRNIPLSELRFLFSSTWAYFKKRPTAFFFPVKDK, from the coding sequence ATGAAATTTTACCGCCACAAAAGAAGCATCAATACTGTGGGCGATTTGTTCGACTTGTATTTCAACGAAAGCAGCTATAAGTCGAACGATGGCTTACTTTTTTTGATCGACTTGGTTAATTTTTTTCGCCCCGGCAATCCCAAAACCGAAAGTGTTATTTCGATTGAACCGCTTTTACAATTCCTAACTGAGAACCTACAACAAAAAAAACTACTGAAAGATCATTTAACCGAGTTACTTCACCAAAGAAAATTCAGTCGCGTTTTATCAGACACAGGAATTCTCAGAGATTCTGATTTTATCTATGAAGTAAGACAGCGATTATTTGCCAAAATTTTACCTTTTCAACCCGAGAAAGATACTTTAGAGTTTGTGTTGAACCAAGTTTTTTTCAAAAGCACTGATCCCATTTGGATTGCCCGAATTCCGTTTGAAGAACTCCAAAAACTATTTGACATTCTTGGTTTTGAAAATGGTTATAATTCAGTTGAAGAAAAATCAATACTGTCCGAAGTAATGAATGCAATGGGATTGATTTCCCAACGCATGAGCGGTCGATCCATGGAAAATGATGTCATCAAAATGGTTCCGGAATACGAAGAGTTGGAAAGTCCCTTTGTTGCTTTTGAAAACGAACTCTATACTATCCACAGGAGAATAAAAAAAGGAGAGAATCACTATATAGACTCTGAAGACATCAATTATAAACAATTGATTATTTTTCACAAACAATGTGAAGATTATGTGGACAAAGCTTTTAGTAATATTACCAAATTTGGAATTTCCATCAAAGTAAATCAAAGTTTGCTTCGCATACGACAACAATTACAACGGGTAAAAGTTTTAATTTCAACCTTGGTGGTCAATAAAGAAATTGACAAAAAAAACAATGTTATCCTATTGGTGTTGCGATTGATTAAATACAATTGCCATAAAAACAATGTGCGCCAATTAATCAACGAAAGCACACAACTGATATCCTACGAAATAACACAACATACCGCAAAAACAGGTGAACATTATATTACCGAGAGCAAATCAGAATATTTTTCGATGCTCAAAGCGGCCATTGGTGGTGGATTTATTGTTGGAATCTTGTGTGTTATCAAGCTCTTACTTTCAAAAATGGACAGCAGTGATTTTGGCCATGCTTTTTATTATAGCTTAAATTATTCCATTGGATTTATTATTATCTTTCTTTTGGGTTATACTTTGGCTACCAAACAACCCGCAATGACTGCAGCTACCTTGATCAAAGCCTTGGAAAGCGGGATGAAAAAACATACTAAAAACGAAAACAAACACAGTTCGTTTGCCAAACTTTTTGCTCGGCTATTCCGTTCTCAGTTTATTGCTTTTGTGGGCAATGTTTTAATGGCTTTTCCGGTAGCAATGCTGGGGATTTGGCTGATTGATTATTTTTTCGACTATAATATTGCTTTCGAAAAATCGGCTAAGCTATTGAATGATTTGTCACCAATAACTTCTGCTGCTATTCTTCATGCTGCTATTGCCGGTGTATTTTTATTCCTTTCCGGCATTATTTCGGGCAACATTTCTAATAAAAACAAACACAATCAAGTGTATTACAGAATCAAAGAACATCCGGTTTTGAAACAAAACTTAGGGATTGTAAAAACCAATGCAATTGCCCAATGGTTCGAAAACAATTGGGCCGGCGTAGTTTCCAACGGTTGGTTTGGTATATTTTTAGGAAGCACTGCTTCGGTTGGTGCTTTTCTGGGTTTAAATCTTGATATACGTCATATCACTTTTGCCAGTGGTAACTTTGCCTTAGGTTTGTATGGTTCCGATTTTATTGTTGATTTATCTACTATCGTTTGGGGAATCATAGGTATTGGCCTGATTGGATTTGTCAATTTTGCTGTGAGTTTTTCACTTTCATTAGGATTGGCCTTCCGTTCTCGAAATATTCCACTTTCGGAATTGCGCTTCTTATTTAGTTCAACCTGGGCTTATTTTAAAAAACGTCCGACTGCATTTTTCTTTCCGGTAAAAGACAAATAA
- the dinB gene encoding DNA polymerase IV, with translation MESEVVYRKIIHIDMDAFYASVEQLDNPELKVKPLAVGGSEVRGVVSAASYEARKFGVRSAMSGIQAKRNCPDLIFVRPRFDRYKEISKQIRKIFHEYTDLVEPLSLDEAYLDVTQNKKGNPSASLIAQEIRKRIFEEVGLTASAGISVNKFVAKIASDYNKPNGQKTVNPEEVETFLENLDIKKFYGIGKVTTDRMYHLGIFTGKDLKSKSREFLEEHFSKSGLHFYNIVRGIHNSAVKPNRIAKSVAAEHTFNENLTSEIFMIEKLERIASELENRLKKHNISGKTVTLKIKYSDFTTQTRSKTLPYFISDKGLLLETAKELLFQERMKESVRLLGISLNNLNTEIKKTVVVQLKFEF, from the coding sequence ATGGAATCCGAAGTTGTATACCGAAAAATAATCCACATCGACATGGATGCTTTCTACGCTTCGGTAGAACAATTGGACAATCCTGAACTCAAAGTAAAACCATTGGCAGTTGGCGGAAGCGAAGTCCGTGGTGTGGTTTCAGCAGCGAGTTATGAAGCCCGGAAATTTGGAGTTCGATCAGCCATGAGTGGGATTCAGGCGAAAAGGAATTGTCCCGATTTGATTTTTGTTCGCCCAAGGTTTGACCGCTACAAAGAAATCTCCAAACAAATCCGAAAGATATTTCACGAGTATACCGATTTGGTTGAACCCTTGTCTTTAGATGAAGCTTATTTGGATGTCACCCAAAATAAAAAAGGCAATCCGAGCGCTTCGCTCATAGCGCAAGAAATTCGAAAAAGAATTTTTGAAGAAGTTGGTTTAACAGCTTCCGCCGGAATTTCGGTGAATAAATTTGTGGCCAAAATTGCCAGCGATTACAACAAACCCAATGGTCAAAAAACCGTCAATCCTGAAGAAGTGGAAACTTTTCTGGAAAATTTAGACATCAAAAAATTCTACGGTATCGGCAAAGTCACCACCGACAGAATGTACCATTTAGGCATTTTCACCGGAAAAGATTTAAAGTCAAAATCAAGAGAATTTCTCGAAGAGCATTTCAGCAAAAGCGGATTGCATTTTTATAATATCGTGCGTGGCATTCACAACAGTGCGGTCAAACCCAATCGCATCGCCAAATCAGTTGCGGCCGAACACACTTTTAATGAAAACCTGACTTCGGAGATTTTTATGATTGAAAAACTGGAGCGTATCGCTAGCGAATTGGAAAACCGACTAAAAAAACACAACATTTCCGGAAAAACTGTTACACTCAAAATCAAATACAGCGATTTTACGACCCAAACACGGAGCAAGACTTTGCCTTACTTCATTTCTGACAAAGGATTGCTTCTCGAGACCGCAAAAGAGCTTTTGTTTCAGGAACGGATGAAAGAATCGGTTCGACTGCTTGGGATTTCTTTGAATAACTTGAATACCGAAATCAAAAAGACTGTTGTGGTACAATTAAAGTTTGAGTTTTAG
- a CDS encoding CYTH domain-containing protein, with amino-acid sequence MVEIERKFLVLSHDFVKEAFSRKRIVQAYLSSNPDRTVRIRIKGDKGFITIKGKSNSNGTTRLEWEREISLMEAETLLSLCESGTIDKIRYEIRVGNHVYEVDIFSGENEGLVMAEIELESEGETFEKPNWLGEEVTNDERYYNAYLSKKPFTTW; translated from the coding sequence ATGGTTGAAATTGAACGTAAATTTTTAGTGCTTTCCCATGATTTTGTAAAGGAAGCTTTTTCCCGGAAAAGAATTGTGCAAGCCTATTTGAGTTCAAATCCCGATAGAACAGTTCGTATCAGAATTAAAGGTGACAAAGGTTTTATCACGATAAAAGGCAAAAGTAATTCTAATGGTACAACCCGTTTGGAATGGGAAAGAGAAATTAGTTTGATGGAAGCAGAAACGTTATTGTCTCTTTGCGAAAGTGGTACGATTGACAAAATTCGCTACGAAATAAGAGTAGGCAATCACGTTTATGAAGTCGATATCTTTTCCGGAGAAAATGAAGGTTTAGTGATGGCCGAAATCGAATTGGAATCGGAAGGAGAAACTTTTGAAAAACCCAATTGGTTGGGCGAAGAAGTAACCAATGACGAGCGTTATTACAATGCGTATTTGAGTAAAAAGCCGTTTACTACTTGGTGA
- a CDS encoding TonB-dependent receptor domain-containing protein yields MKNFKNNYFIIIFSLFASLAFSQGKVSGTILDAELNGGLPGVNVLIKGTTDGTTTDVDGKFSISTKTNSGQLIITYIGFQTKTLNFSIEKNGVLDLGVIRLNPESNQLEEIVIKSSVIDIAKDRKTPIAVSTIKSAEIIEKLGSQEFPEILNNTPSVYVTKTGGGFGDSRINIRGFSQENIAVMINGVPVNDMENSRVFWSNWAGLSDVTSAMQVQRGLGSSKLAISSVGGTINVVTKTSDLKQGGTFSSTIGNDDYLKTLASYSSGKLENGFSASLLISQTFGDGFVDGTKFAAANYFVALGYELNKKHDFQITFTGAPQWHNQRSAAPTISDYIKYGEGGNEPNIRYNSDWGYLDGKEYSFRTNYYHKPVASLNWDWKINESTKLSTVVYGSWGRGGGSNGTGAIRGNRFFAPNLRKPDGTIDVDLIQAWNSGQNVSIIPSSGPQIPNNNPRATIGGLYQNSNSTSNNGTNGISKISSINSHNWYGGIINLNKKFNDKLMLDFGLDARTYRGIHFQNINDLLGADNFADNFDVNNPNRVLTFEHSTKPHFNPLFNSDYQQKINYNNDGLVRWYGLFTQLEYSTEKLTAFIQGAVSQQGFRRDDYFKYLTTDPLYSTDYENLLGGNIKGGLNYNINSNHNVFVNAGYYSKQPFFNAVFPNNASIVNENLTNEKILGVEAGYGFRSSKFSANLNFYRTSWKDRFIRLTANIDNDLNSATPTILGNAFLQGVEQIHIGGEFDFTYKPIKRIAINGMFSLGNWKYGSNVVANYQDDNNIVITNPSGDVFTETLYIDGLKVGDAAQTTASIGASFEVVERVKIDGNYRFVDELYASIDPTNFRTQAANDKGSLLLPSYGLVDAGFSYKMLVGKDKSNSVNFRLNVNNLLDEIYISESRTNIHIKNQGDFLNSDGTPNTTNYNTYLTNLRTYDGLDQTNQVYFGFGRTWNFSISYNF; encoded by the coding sequence ATGAAAAATTTTAAAAACAATTATTTTATAATAATTTTTAGTCTTTTTGCTTCCCTTGCTTTTTCACAGGGAAAGGTTTCCGGAACTATCTTGGATGCTGAACTAAATGGCGGTTTACCTGGAGTAAATGTTTTAATCAAAGGAACAACTGATGGCACTACAACAGATGTTGATGGTAAATTTTCTATTAGCACTAAAACCAATTCAGGTCAGTTAATCATCACCTATATTGGTTTTCAAACAAAAACTTTGAATTTTTCTATAGAAAAAAATGGCGTTTTAGATTTAGGTGTTATCAGACTTAATCCTGAGTCAAATCAACTCGAGGAAATTGTAATAAAGTCGAGCGTAATTGATATCGCTAAAGACCGAAAAACTCCTATAGCCGTTTCCACTATTAAATCGGCTGAAATCATTGAAAAATTAGGTAGTCAGGAATTTCCGGAAATACTTAACAATACGCCTTCGGTATATGTTACCAAAACGGGTGGTGGTTTTGGAGATTCGAGAATCAATATTCGTGGTTTTTCTCAAGAAAATATTGCTGTAATGATTAATGGTGTTCCGGTAAACGACATGGAAAACAGCAGGGTATTTTGGAGTAACTGGGCAGGATTATCAGATGTTACTTCAGCGATGCAGGTACAAAGAGGTCTTGGCTCTTCCAAATTAGCCATTTCATCAGTTGGAGGTACAATCAATGTGGTTACGAAAACTTCTGATTTAAAACAAGGCGGAACATTTTCATCAACCATAGGAAATGACGATTATCTGAAAACATTAGCTTCTTATTCAAGCGGTAAATTAGAGAACGGTTTTTCTGCTTCGTTATTAATCAGCCAAACTTTTGGTGATGGTTTTGTGGATGGAACTAAATTTGCCGCAGCTAACTATTTTGTGGCGTTAGGTTATGAATTAAATAAAAAACATGATTTTCAAATTACTTTTACAGGAGCGCCGCAATGGCACAACCAAAGATCGGCTGCACCAACCATTTCCGATTATATAAAATATGGTGAAGGTGGTAATGAACCAAATATCAGATACAACTCTGATTGGGGTTATTTAGATGGAAAAGAATACAGTTTCAGAACCAACTATTATCACAAACCTGTAGCTTCCTTAAATTGGGATTGGAAAATCAACGAATCAACCAAATTATCTACCGTAGTTTATGGTTCTTGGGGTCGTGGTGGCGGAAGCAATGGAACCGGCGCTATTAGAGGCAACAGATTTTTTGCTCCAAATCTTAGAAAACCGGATGGAACTATAGATGTTGATTTAATTCAAGCTTGGAATTCAGGACAAAATGTATCAATCATTCCTTCTTCTGGTCCCCAAATTCCAAATAACAATCCGAGAGCAACTATTGGTGGACTTTATCAAAACAGTAACTCAACTTCGAACAATGGAACAAATGGTATTTCGAAAATATCATCTATCAATTCACACAACTGGTATGGCGGAATCATTAATTTAAACAAAAAATTTAACGACAAACTGATGTTGGATTTTGGTTTAGATGCCAGAACTTATAGAGGAATTCATTTTCAAAACATCAATGATTTATTGGGTGCAGACAATTTTGCCGATAACTTTGATGTTAATAATCCTAACAGAGTTTTGACTTTTGAACATTCGACTAAACCACACTTTAATCCTTTATTCAATTCAGATTACCAACAAAAAATCAATTACAACAATGATGGTTTGGTTAGATGGTATGGTCTGTTTACACAATTAGAATATTCTACTGAAAAATTAACCGCTTTTATCCAAGGTGCGGTTTCTCAACAAGGATTCAGAAGAGATGATTATTTCAAATACCTAACTACTGATCCTTTGTATTCTACTGATTACGAAAATCTTCTTGGTGGAAACATTAAAGGTGGTTTGAATTACAACATCAATAGCAACCACAATGTGTTTGTAAACGCCGGTTACTACTCTAAACAACCTTTCTTCAATGCGGTATTCCCTAATAATGCTTCGATAGTAAATGAAAACCTTACTAATGAAAAAATATTGGGAGTTGAAGCCGGTTATGGTTTTAGATCTTCAAAATTTAGTGCCAATTTAAACTTCTACAGAACTTCTTGGAAAGACCGATTCATCAGATTGACTGCTAATATTGATAATGATTTAAACTCCGCAACGCCAACCATTTTAGGAAATGCTTTTTTACAAGGAGTAGAACAAATACACATTGGTGGTGAGTTTGACTTTACCTACAAACCAATCAAAAGAATCGCTATCAATGGAATGTTTTCTCTTGGAAACTGGAAATACGGAAGTAATGTAGTAGCGAACTATCAAGATGACAATAATATTGTTATTACCAATCCAAGCGGTGATGTATTTACCGAAACGCTGTATATTGACGGTTTAAAAGTAGGCGATGCTGCTCAAACAACGGCCAGTATCGGTGCATCATTCGAAGTAGTGGAAAGAGTAAAAATCGATGGGAATTATCGCTTTGTGGATGAACTTTATGCCAGCATTGACCCAACCAATTTCAGAACCCAAGCAGCAAATGACAAAGGTTCTTTATTATTGCCTTCTTATGGCTTAGTCGATGCCGGTTTCTCTTATAAAATGTTGGTTGGAAAAGACAAATCTAATTCGGTTAACTTCAGATTAAATGTAAATAACCTATTGGATGAAATTTATATTTCAGAATCAAGAACAAACATTCACATCAAAAATCAAGGAGATTTTTTAAATTCAGATGGTACTCCTAACACAACTAATTACAACACCTATCTGACTAATTTAAGAACATATGATGGTTTAGACCAAACCAATCAAGTATATTTTGGATTTGGTAGAACTTGGAATTTTTCTATCAGTTATAACTTTTAG
- a CDS encoding septal ring lytic transglycosylase RlpA family protein, translating to MNTKIVILFFSIITSVFTFNAIVKNPQQKEKPQQEKSKEKTTTVKDNKDKPKVVADTLKSRSAIDFQETDTLQIDPNSKLKIYKKSAHASYYHNKFNGKRTASGKRFDNNKYTAAHKKLPFGTLVKVTNETNGKSVVVEITDRGPFSKVREIDLSRRAFMDIATNKNSGVVIVKIEVVEERK from the coding sequence ATGAATACCAAAATAGTCATCCTCTTTTTTTCCATTATAACTTCTGTTTTTACTTTCAATGCTATTGTTAAAAATCCGCAACAAAAGGAAAAACCTCAACAAGAGAAAAGCAAAGAGAAAACTACCACAGTCAAAGACAATAAAGACAAACCCAAAGTAGTTGCAGATACTTTAAAAAGCAGGTCTGCCATCGATTTTCAAGAAACTGACACACTACAGATTGACCCGAATTCAAAATTAAAAATTTACAAAAAAAGTGCTCACGCTTCCTACTACCACAATAAATTTAACGGTAAAAGAACGGCCAGCGGAAAACGATTTGACAACAACAAATATACTGCTGCTCACAAAAAACTACCTTTTGGAACCCTTGTAAAAGTTACCAACGAAACCAACGGAAAATCTGTCGTAGTTGAAATTACCGATCGTGGTCCGTTCTCCAAAGTGCGTGAAATTGATTTAAGCCGCAGGGCTTTTATGGATATTGCTACCAATAAAAATTCAGGCGTGGTGATTGTAAAAATAGAAGTTGTTGAAGAAAGAAAATAA
- a CDS encoding Bax inhibitor-1/YccA family protein, giving the protein MNSNNPFFKNKTFSNTSRANEVVHEATVIDYNQTMTVSGTINKSFLMLVLLIASAAVTWMMTFDGQNPIVLTIGGAIVGLILVLIATFKPQYSTYLAPGYAIFEGLFIGGISAIFEVMYPGIVIQAVSCTFVTFMVCFGLYKYGIVKVNDKFRSVVVAATLAIATYYLISWLLSMFTSFTPVHHGNSLISIGISVFVIVIAALNLFLDFDQIEKGVEQKMPKYMEWYGAMGLMITLVWLYIEFLRLLSKLSSRD; this is encoded by the coding sequence ATGAATTCAAACAATCCGTTTTTTAAAAACAAAACTTTTTCAAATACTTCTCGTGCTAATGAAGTAGTACACGAAGCAACAGTTATTGATTACAACCAAACGATGACGGTTTCGGGAACGATTAACAAAAGTTTTCTAATGCTGGTTTTATTAATTGCCAGTGCTGCGGTTACTTGGATGATGACTTTTGATGGTCAAAACCCTATTGTGTTAACAATTGGCGGTGCTATTGTTGGATTAATTTTAGTGTTGATCGCTACCTTTAAACCGCAATATTCAACTTATTTAGCACCGGGTTATGCCATTTTCGAAGGCCTTTTCATTGGTGGTATTTCCGCTATATTTGAAGTAATGTATCCCGGAATTGTGATTCAAGCCGTGAGTTGTACGTTTGTTACGTTTATGGTTTGTTTCGGTTTGTACAAATACGGAATCGTAAAAGTAAACGACAAATTCAGATCAGTTGTGGTTGCAGCGACATTAGCGATTGCGACTTATTATTTAATTTCATGGTTGTTGTCGATGTTTACCAGTTTTACGCCGGTTCACCACGGAAATTCATTGATTAGTATCGGAATTAGTGTGTTTGTAATTGTAATTGCCGCATTGAATTTGTTTTTAGACTTTGACCAAATTGAAAAAGGCGTGGAGCAAAAAATGCCTAAATATATGGAATGGTATGGCGCAATGGGATTGATGATTACCTTAGTTTGGTTGTACATTGAATTCTTAAGATTGTTGTCAAAATTATCGAGCAGAGATTAA
- the pgi gene encoding glucose-6-phosphate isomerase produces the protein MALTQLNPTSTNAWEKLNQHYAQMKNVSMKEMFANDTTRASKFHIQWNDFLVDYSKNIISQDTLNLLQELAKEANLQEAIAQYFNGDAINQTENRAVLHTALRSPETASVLVDGENVMPEIYAVKNKIKAFSNEVISEQRKGFTGKAFTDVVNIGIGGSDLGPAMVVGALQFYKNQLTVHFVSNVDGDHVNEIIKKLNPETTLFVIASKTFTTQETLSNAETIRAWFLKSAKQEEVAKHFVAVSTNIQKVTEFGINPDNIFPMWDWVGGRFSLWSAVGLSISLAVGFDNFDDLLKGANEMDDHFKNESFDKNIPVILALLSIWYNNFFGAESEALIPYTQYLQKLAPYLQQGIMESNGKSVGRDGKPVNYQTGTIIWGEPGTNSQHAFFQLIHQGTKLIPTDFIGYVKPLYGNQDHHDKLMSNFFAQTEALLNGKTEAQVKAEFDKQNVTGGKAAYLLPFKVFTGNKPTNTLLIEKLTPKSLGSLIALYEHKIFVQGIIWNIFSYDQWGVELGKQLANSILEEIHSGDVKQHDSSTEFLLKHFLKNK, from the coding sequence ATGGCATTAACACAACTCAATCCTACAAGCACAAACGCTTGGGAAAAACTGAACCAACATTACGCTCAAATGAAAAACGTTTCCATGAAGGAAATGTTTGCCAATGATACCACAAGAGCATCAAAATTTCATATCCAATGGAATGATTTTTTAGTCGATTATTCTAAAAATATCATCAGTCAAGATACTTTAAATTTATTGCAGGAATTAGCCAAAGAAGCCAATCTTCAGGAAGCCATTGCGCAATATTTCAACGGTGATGCCATCAATCAAACCGAAAACAGAGCCGTTTTACATACTGCTTTGCGTTCGCCTGAAACTGCCAGTGTTTTAGTCGATGGAGAAAATGTAATGCCGGAGATTTATGCGGTAAAAAATAAAATAAAGGCTTTCTCCAACGAAGTCATTTCTGAACAAAGAAAAGGTTTCACCGGAAAAGCATTTACAGATGTGGTTAACATCGGAATTGGAGGTTCAGACCTTGGTCCGGCAATGGTCGTTGGGGCTTTACAGTTCTACAAAAACCAATTAACCGTTCATTTTGTATCCAATGTCGATGGCGATCATGTCAACGAAATCATCAAAAAATTGAATCCCGAAACGACGCTTTTCGTCATCGCTTCAAAAACATTTACCACACAGGAAACGCTTTCCAATGCCGAAACGATTCGCGCATGGTTTTTAAAATCAGCCAAACAAGAAGAGGTTGCCAAACACTTTGTTGCCGTTTCGACTAATATTCAAAAAGTAACCGAATTCGGAATCAATCCGGATAATATTTTCCCGATGTGGGATTGGGTTGGCGGTCGTTTTTCGCTTTGGAGCGCGGTTGGTTTATCCATCAGTTTGGCGGTTGGTTTTGATAATTTTGACGACTTATTAAAAGGCGCAAACGAAATGGACGACCATTTCAAAAACGAATCTTTTGACAAAAATATTCCGGTGATTTTAGCCTTATTGAGCATTTGGTACAATAACTTTTTTGGTGCCGAAAGTGAAGCTTTAATTCCATACACACAATATTTACAAAAATTAGCGCCATATCTACAACAAGGCATTATGGAAAGCAATGGGAAAAGTGTTGGTCGCGATGGAAAACCCGTTAATTACCAAACCGGAACGATTATTTGGGGCGAACCAGGAACCAATTCTCAGCATGCCTTTTTCCAATTAATTCACCAAGGAACCAAGTTGATTCCAACTGATTTTATTGGTTACGTAAAACCGTTATATGGCAATCAAGACCATCATGATAAATTGATGTCGAACTTTTTTGCGCAAACCGAAGCCTTGCTAAACGGCAAAACTGAAGCTCAAGTCAAAGCCGAATTCGATAAACAAAATGTAACCGGAGGAAAAGCCGCTTACCTTTTACCCTTTAAAGTTTTCACGGGAAACAAACCGACCAACACACTTTTGATTGAAAAATTAACGCCAAAATCATTGGGTTCATTAATTGCTTTATACGAACACAAAATCTTTGTACAAGGCATTATTTGGAACATTTTCAGCTATGACCAATGGGGTGTTGAACTGGGCAAACAATTGGCGAATTCGATATTGGAAGAAATTCATTCCGGTGATGTAAAACAACATGACAGCTCTACCGAATTTCTTTTGAAACATTTTTTAAAAAATAAATAA
- a CDS encoding peptidoglycan DD-metalloendopeptidase family protein, whose protein sequence is MMSKIFQKILLAIVLTSFVISCDKTKEEEFIVEKPKPKLIDFGFNLNDFNIVNDTVKSGDTFGSIIDKQNLGDKGVFDIAAKVKDSFDVRNIRKGKPYSILRSKGKTNKIQYFIYQPDKINYYVIDFRDSIIAHKKTRPLTFKTRTIAGALDGSLSETLAKENVDPALASKIAKIYAWSIDFFKLQKGDKFGLTFTERYINDTVYDGVDSLKASFFEYKGKKIYAFPFSPNESSKRLEYYDEEGKTLKNFFLKAPLKFINITSRYTKNRFHPVQKRWKAHNGTDYAAPTGTPIMSTAAGVVEQAGFTTGNGNFVKVKHDRTYSTQYLHMSKILVKRGQRVTQGQVIGKVGSTGLATGPHVCYRFWKNGVQVDALRLKLTTSTPMDSKYKQKFLEVITPLKKVLDSTASLKFRD, encoded by the coding sequence ATGATGTCGAAAATCTTTCAAAAAATCCTCCTTGCCATAGTGCTTACTTCTTTTGTAATTTCTTGTGATAAAACAAAAGAGGAAGAATTCATTGTAGAAAAGCCAAAACCAAAATTGATCGATTTCGGATTTAATCTGAATGATTTTAATATTGTAAATGACACCGTAAAATCAGGCGATACTTTTGGCAGTATTATTGACAAACAAAACTTAGGCGACAAAGGCGTTTTCGACATCGCAGCCAAAGTCAAAGATAGCTTTGACGTGCGAAACATTAGAAAAGGAAAACCTTATTCTATTCTTCGCAGCAAAGGCAAAACCAATAAAATTCAATATTTTATATACCAACCTGATAAAATCAATTATTATGTAATCGATTTTAGAGATTCTATTATTGCCCACAAGAAAACCAGACCGTTAACTTTTAAAACCAGAACAATTGCCGGTGCTTTAGATGGTTCGTTATCGGAAACTTTGGCCAAAGAAAATGTTGATCCCGCTTTGGCTTCCAAAATTGCCAAAATATACGCTTGGTCGATTGACTTTTTCAAACTCCAAAAAGGAGATAAATTTGGCTTGACTTTTACCGAACGTTATATCAATGACACCGTTTATGACGGTGTAGACAGTTTAAAAGCTTCTTTTTTTGAGTACAAAGGCAAAAAAATCTACGCCTTTCCTTTCTCGCCTAATGAAAGTTCTAAAAGACTGGAATATTATGATGAAGAAGGAAAAACGCTGAAAAATTTCTTCCTGAAAGCGCCTTTAAAATTTATCAATATCACCTCAAGATATACCAAAAACAGATTCCATCCGGTACAAAAAAGATGGAAAGCCCACAACGGAACAGATTATGCAGCACCAACCGGAACACCAATTATGTCTACCGCTGCCGGAGTTGTTGAACAAGCCGGATTTACCACCGGAAACGGAAATTTTGTTAAAGTAAAACACGACAGGACTTATTCGACCCAATACTTACACATGTCCAAAATTTTGGTCAAACGTGGTCAAAGAGTAACTCAAGGGCAAGTCATCGGCAAAGTTGGTAGCACAGGTTTAGCCACCGGACCACATGTTTGTTATCGTTTCTGGAAAAATGGCGTACAAGTTGATGCATTGCGTTTAAAACTGACTACTTCTACTCCAATGGATTCCAAATACAAACAGAAATTCCTAGAAGTAATTACTCCATTGAAAAAAGTGTTGGATAGTACTGCTTCATTAAAGTTTAGAGATTAA